In Castor canadensis chromosome 11, mCasCan1.hap1v2, whole genome shotgun sequence, a single genomic region encodes these proteins:
- the Hormad1 gene encoding HORMA domain-containing protein 1 yields the protein MANPKGGIRIFYQKMATAQMQRTSMSALVFPSKISSEQQSLVLVKRLLAVSVSCITYLRGIFPECAYGTRYLDDLCVKILREDKNCPGSTQLVKWMLGCYDALQKKYLRMVVLAVYTNPEDPQTISECYQFKFKYTKNGPIMDFMSKNQSNESSTSSADTKKASILLIRKIYILMQNLGPLPNDVCLTMKLFYYDEVTPPEYQPPGFKDGDCEGVIFEGDPMYLNVGEVPTPFHTFKVKVTTEKERMENIDSTILSPKQLKTPLQKILMDKDDVEDENYISDDFDFETKMGEQKKNLGTSEMRESNLVCEEYEIMRCKESPNISVAHSQVDHLVSKTSELDVSESKTRSGKIFQNKMVNGNQPVKSYKENRKRCQLEPVKTVIHHFDSSSEEPVPKRRKFSEPKEHI from the exons GTGGAATTAGAATATTTTATCAGAAGATGGCCACTGCACAGATGCAGAGGACTTCCATG AGTGCATTGGTATTTCCCAGTAAGATATCATCTGAGCAGCAGTCTTTGGTATTAGTGAAGAGACTTCTGGCAGTTTCAGTATCGTGCATCACATATTTGAGAGGAATATTTCCAGAATGTGCTTATGGAACAAGATATCTAGATG ATCTGTGTGTCAAAATTTTGAGAGAAGATAAAAATTGTCCAGGTTCTACCCAGCTAGTGAAATG gatgCTAGGCTGCTATGATGCTTTACAGAAAAAATAT CTAAGGATGGTCGTTCTAGct gtATACACCAATCCAGAAGACCCTCAG ACAATTTCAGAATGTTACCAGTTTAAGTTCAAGTACACCAAAAATGGACCAATCATGGACTTTATGAG TAAAAATCAAAGCAATGAATCTAGCACGTCATCTGCTGATACCAAGAAAGCAAGTATTCTCCTCATTCGCAAGATTTATATTCTAATGCAGAATCTGGGACCTTTGCCTAATGATGTTTGTTTGACCATGAAACTTTTTTACTATGATGAAG TTACACCCCCAGAATACCAGCCTCCTGGTTTTAAGGATGGTGATTGTGAAGGAGTAATATTTGAAGGAGACCCTATGTACTTAAATGTGGGAGAAGTCCCAACACCTTTTCATACCTTCAAAGTAAAAGTGACCACTGAGAAAGAACGAATGGAAAACATTGATTCAACTATATTATcaccaaaacaattaaaaacaccACTTCAGAAAATCCTAATGGACAAAGATGATGTAGAAGATGAAAATTACATAAGT GATGATTTTGACTTTGAAACTAAAATGGGAGAGCAGAAAAAAAACTTAGGAACTTCTGAAATGAGAG aatcaAATTTAGTATGTGAAGAATATGAAATTATGAGGTGTAAAGAAAGTCCAAATATTTCAGTTGCTCATTCTCAG GTTGACCATTTAGTCAGTAAAACATCTGAACTTGATGTGTCTGAAAGCAAAACAAGAAGTGGAAAAATCTTTCAGAATAAAATG GTAAATGGAAATCAACCTGTAAAATCTTATAAAGAAAATCGGAAGAGATGTCAACTTGAACCTGTGAAAACA gtCATCCATCACTTTGATTCTTCTAGTGAAGAGCCAGtgccaaaaaggagaaaatttagtGAACCAAaagaacatatataa